Part of the Methanococcus maripaludis genome is shown below.
TTTTTCTAGGTGTGGGCTTTCCACACAATTTGGGAGAATGACCACAGAACACCTAAGTCTGAGGTATAGCGGATTTATGAATGGCTTCGCCATTTATTCATTTAAGAATGCGTTAAAGTAATCGATTAAAAATGATTCGATTGCTCTCGCAGGTCGCGACCTGCTCAGGAGTTTCTCGAACTTTCGAAGATTGATTTTATTTTTTAATTTGTTCGCAAGTTCTCCGAAACCCCGCGCAATCTGGGAACTGTTCAGAGGTCAAGCCATAGCTTATACACCCCTTCGGGTGTATGTCGCCATATGGCGAATTTTGTGCTTAGGGCGGATTGATTTTATCGCCCTTCGGGCTAATGCTACGGTAATACGGTTTAGACTGCCCTTTGACCATCTAAACCGATTTTCCGCCTTTATCGGGTTTTGCCCTTCGGGTTCCCTCGCTAGACTCGGCAAAACCTCGTAAAGCGAAAAATCTTAATGGTTTAGCTGGAGCCAAAGGTCGGAGAGAATACTAATCCCTACGGGGTTTAATTTGTATATTGGATTTTATTCCCTTCGGGGTTTTAGTAACGGGTTTTAGGTTTTGGGAGTCTTTTGGATTTTAATTTTTTGAGTTCATTGTGCCAGGTCTTGAAGAATTGTTTTGAGTTAAAAAATATTAAAGTTAGAAAATGTTTGTTAAATTGAGTAAAAAGAATAAAAAAAGTAGATAACAATGAAATAAAGAATAAATATTAAGTTGAAACAATTTAAAAAGTAAAAAATATTTTTGTGAGTACGGAGAAAACAAATCAAAAAGGTGTATGAATCATATGAACTCCGTAGTTAAATGATTAAACATATCCAGTTTCCAAAACCAAAGCAAACCTAAACAATCCCAAAGTTGGGGAACATATCCCCGAATAATAGTTTAATTTGAGAATATAAAAAAAGTTGTAAATCTTGAAATCTTTAAAAGTTAAAAGTTAAAAATAGATTGTTAAAATTCATTACAGTAAAGTACATAATATTCTTCAACGTCTTTTGAATAGCCTATCAAATTTCCTTTCTTTATTTCATCCATTATTTGGTCTTCTTTTATAACATATCCAGCAATAAATCTATCAAGTTTTAGATATCCGTCCTTTAAAACTTTTGATTCTTCATAATTCAGTTCTGAAATGTGGATTTTTTGAAATTCATTAAATATTATCCTGTTATCGTCTGCGATATCAATACATAATTTTCTATAAATTATATCTTCATCGTCTGGTTTTTCCAAAGTTTCCCTAAATTCCCGCATTGCGATAAATCCGGTTTCAAGACCATTTAATATTAGTTTTAAATGGTTTTTTTCAAGATAATCGTGATTTGAACATATATTAACTGCTTGCATTTAAATCCCCTCGTTAATAATTTTCAGCAGGTATCGAATAAAAAAAGTTTCTTTCCTTGCTGTATTCGACAACATTTCCTTTTTTTAATTCTTCGATAATTTGTGATTCATCTATTGCTTTTGCATCTAAAATTTGAAGAACTACTAAAGAATCATCTTTTAAAATATTTGTTGAAGTTGCTTGCAGGTCTCCGAGTTTAATTTTTTGTTTTCGTACAACATAAACAAAATCTTCTTCTTCGGAAAATACACTGTTGTCCTGATAGATTTTTGGAAATGGTTTAAAAGTTCCAACATTTTCAAAATCTTTTATCGCACACATGAATAGATTTGATATTGCAATAATTGATTCCGGAATTCCAATTCTTTCATATTCTGCGTCTATTCCACTTTCTGCCATCATTTTTAACACCTCTTTATGCCATCTGGAATTTTAAAAAGTTTTTAACGGTTTTTAAATTTTTTTTGTTATTTTAGAGTAAGGAACATTTTTAAAAGGTTTTGAAAGTTTTAAAGTAATATTAATCACCTTTTAATAAATTAATCGAAATCGGTAAATAGTACAAATTTTAAAAATTATATTGCCTCATTTCAATGAGGCGTTAGTCCGGAATACGTTGTTTTGTGGAAAAAGCCTGATTCGAATAGCTTAAAACGGGGAAATATAATTGCCTTTGAAATATTGTTTTTTTCTTTTTTGATCCCTCAATATCAACTTGATAATTTTTCCTAATGTATTGATCACTTTATTTTAATCGAAACGATCAAATACTGCAATTTTCAAAAATATTTCTGCTTTAAGGTAATCTTAAAGTTTGGAAGAGATATCACTTGAAAATTTAAGGACGTTCATCACCGCCTTAATTTCAATTTTTCCAATTTCTAACCGTATAATCAATATCTACAAAGTTTTCAGATACGATATAGAACCTGTATTTACCTTTGGCTGTTTTTCTGATTTTTAAACACATTACATTTAGTTTTTGGGTTTTTAATCCGAGTGAAAACGTTAAATCGTTATTTTCTAGTTCTTCGTCGAAATTTTTTAAATCCATAGATTTTAGAAATTCTTCGGCTCTTTTTTTGGCTTCGTCGATTAGTTCTTTTTTAACTGTTTTGAGTTCTGAATGGGGCATTATCATGTATTGCATATTATTTGGAATTGCGATCATGAATATCACGTTTAAAAAAACCTCTTGGAATTACAACACGGGCAGGTGTATGACCCGTCATCACTATCAAAATACATGAGCCATCCACAATTGCAAACAAAATATTTTCCAAGAACTGATTTTAAGAAATTAATCATATCGGTTTTTACGTAAACACCCCTTTTGTCCCCTTTTTCAATTAATCCACGTTTTAAAAGTTTATTTCTTAATCCCTGATTGTCTTTATCAAAAGTCATTTCTCCAATATTGCCATAAATTAAGAATTTCAGATAATCCTTTTCAAGATTAAAAGCTAGGGCAAATTGAGTTAGTAAATCCTCGTGGTTTAGTTTGAAAGGGGTTATTTTATCTAAACTCAATCCATAGAGTTTTAAAACATCATGAATTGCACATAAAATGTGTTGTTCTAACATTTCAGGAGTTGAAAGTTTTAGGTAATCACTTGCAAAATTTTTATGCAGCGTTATTTCCATTCTGCAAATTCCCGGAGCTTTTTGATAGAACTTCAATTGAGATTTTATTTTTTTAGAATTTTTGTTAAAGTACATAGTTCTTGTTAAATCGGAATGTTTGACTACTGATTTACATTTTGCAACATCTGAAAGCCATTCATACTCCATGACATCCCTATGAAGATATTCGCAAGGAATTTCTATTGATTTTGGTGTAACGTCAATTTTTGTTAATTCGTAGTTAAACAGCTTTTTAATTAATTTTTGGTATTCTCTTCTAATTTCAAGGCATGATATATAGTAGAGATGTGCAAAATCTTTTAAAAGTTGTTTATTGTCCGTGTAATCGACAGGTAGAAAGTTTGTATCGTGAAAACCATAGTTTGGTTTTTTGATATTTTGCTTTTTCCGGTAGTATTTGAGCATATTAACGTAAACTATTGCCATGTGTGGCTCTCTCATGGATATCTGCATCCATGCAATATTTTCGCCCTCAAAATTTTCTAAGGGAAATTGTAAACCCGAAGTATGACCCCGTTTGTCTTCTGTCCTACATTTAAAGTGTTCCCATTTTTGATAAACGTCTTTTCTGTAAGTTTCTGAACCTTTTGGAATGGAATTATTTCTTTTCCATTCATCGATTTGTTTGTGTATCTCGTCAGAATATACTGTAAACGTACATCTATCAAGTGTTATTCTCGGGTCATTTAGTGTTGGATATTTCGGGTTTACGTTTTCATGAATTTTGGGTCTTAATTCGGCTAATGCTTCCATTTTAAAGACCTTCTCCGAAAACAATTTCTTTTACTAAATCTTCGTTTAGATTCATGACTTTTGCATTTTCTAAAATCTGAGTTTTACTCATTCCCCCATTTTTGAGGAGTTTTAAGTTTTCTATGTTTTCAATATCTGCGTAATAGTCTACAAGTTGTTTTACTTCTTCATTTTCTTGATATTCGTTTATTATTGTTTTTATATCAAGATATGAGAACTGTAAAAAGCCGTAGTTTTTTGTACCGCCTGAAATATTAATCCTGCCTTTTGCTTTCAAAGATTTGATATAATCTTTATCGGGATATCCTTTTGAATTTTTGATAATATTTCCCTTAGCGTCCTTTTTGTCTATGGCTTCAGTTCCGGGAAAAAGTTTCACTGACCCGTGAGGGAGCTGAATTTCTATAACTTCTGGAATCTGTTCTAGGTTCGGGGCTTCCATATCCTAACACCTTGATTTCTGTTTTCAATAATGTTTTTTTAACCTCGATTGTGTCATCTCTTGAAAGATTGAGGTGTATATCGAAGTAGAAATAGTATTTATCTTTTTTTTCGTCTTCTGCAATGGCTTTGTTCATCTCAACAGTCATGATTTTTTTAATCTGATAATTCATGTCTTGAATTTCTTTTGAAACTGGAGCAGTTATCGGAGTTGAGAGAATTTTTAATTTTTTTGGAAATATTGTGGCTTTGAATGTTTGATACATTTAATCACGGTTTTTTACCTCCGAATCTTTGAGGATTGTTAAAATGTATTCTTTTCCCAAATATTCTCTAGGACATGGCGCTCTTGCTGAATTTCCGTGTTCTTTAATTCTTCCGGTGAATGTTGTGCTTTTTACTCCATTTGATTTGATGTTCATGTGGGTTTACCTCCTTTTTATAAGTCAATACCCTAAAAGATATTGATTGTATTTTAACAACTTATTGTATAATTAAACGAGTATTTAAATGTTGTTGTTTTTTAACAATCGATATCATAAAAACAATTTAAAATAGATATAGATGGATATCCATATTATTACAAAAAAGTGAACTGATTGTCATGTTACGACTGATTGCAAAAAAGCATGTAAAAGAAATATTAAGATTATTAGAATCAAACGATGAAATGTATTTTAGTGAAATTAAAAAAGCTTTAGAACTTAATCCAAGAAATTTAACAGATTTATTAAACGAATTATACGAAAGTAAGTTAATTAATAAAAGAATAGATGAAGATAATGTTAAACTTTCAAAAGTTTATTATAGAATTACATATGAGGGTAAACTTATTTTAGATGTCTATGAGATGCTTGAAGACTTAGAAGGAAAAACTAATTTTGTTGCTTTAATAAAATATCAGAACGAAAAACTCTTTGAAAAAATTCAAAAATTTGAAGAAGGAGATATTATTTCTGCCAGAGCTACAATAGGGCCCAATTCGGCAATTTTAGATTTCAGATTAGTAGAAAAAGATGGGGAAAAGACACTGGAGGTAAGCGACTTCTCTAAGGGACTCGCAGAAGAACTTTTTGTATATGGTAATGATAGGATTATAACAGTTTATGAAATTTTAAAAAAGATAGGAACAGTTGAAAACCTTTACCCTACCAAATAACGATATTTTTCTATTTTTCGGATTTAAAAGCGGTTGATTTGTTATTTAAGATTGATTTATGTTTATTAAGTGGGGAAAAATAAATTAATGGTGGGAAAATGGGGATTAAAAAGTATTTAATTAATATTTGGAACAAATTTAATGAATTAAATAAAATTACTCAATATTATACAAAATATGCATTTTTTATCTGTGCTATTTTTTCTGTGGTTTTTACAGTATTTACATTGAAAGTTATTAACTGGAATGCAAATCCTTCTGATTTTGCTACTATGCTTTTGTACTTATTCAGTACGTCAGCACAAAGTCAAGCTGCTTTTGGAGGAATTATTATTTCTGTAACGTTAGTAGGATTGCAACTCATATCTGAAAAATATAATACAAAACTTACAACTATTTTTTTAGGGAGTAAAACATTTTGGTTAGTAATTATGGCATACATTTTTTCAATATTATTTGATATTGCCGTAAGTACCATAATTCCGGTGAATTCCAATGTTATTGAGCCTATTTTTTGGATTTTAAATAAATTCCATTTAATATTTGTAGGATTTTTTCTTTTATATTTTAATTTTATGATGGTTCCATTCTATCTGGGATTTATTATACAATGTTCAAAACCTCGTGTACTGATTAGCTATTTATGTAGCGGGCTAACTCATGAAAAAATAAACGAAAAATTGAAAAAAGAAGAATATATTTTTGACCCGTTCGAACAATTATTTAAAAAAATAATGCATGAAGAGTCGCCAAATAATTTTGATTTTCTTTTCGAGTATTTTTTTAATGGATGGTACTACGTGGCAGAAAAAAATATATATTGCGATAAAACCATCGATAAAAAATATTATTTTAAATTTAATTATGAATTCTTTATTTTATGTCTTTCGCTTGCAAATTATGCCGTTAAAACTAAAAATGGGGAATATTTAGAGCATATTTTTAGATGTATTTATAAAATGTTCGAAAGAATGAATAAAAGAATTACGTGGAATTTTGAAGAAAGTAATTATATGGGAGATTTTATTGACGACACCGTATCGAAAATTGAGAATTTAAGTAAAAATAATGGTTTTGAATCCGAAAGAGAAAGTTTACAGTGTATATTGCTAAATATTTATAAAATTGGGCTTAATGCAATAAATATTGGACAAGTTAAAAATATTAATTGTAATATGGACTATTGTGCGCATGTACTTTTTGACATATATGAATCAGAACATATTACGTTTAGAAACCTCCTCAATAACTTAATTGTCGAATTAATAGAACTAATTCCAAAAAGTAACGAAAATAGGAGTATTAAATATATATTACAAAGTATTTCTGAGAAAGTTGACTCAAAATTAAAAAGTATGTACTCCAAAAACACAATGGGTGGCAAAATATGGTTATATCGAGGTACTTTTATTCAAACTTTTGAGTTTTACCTAATAATTGCACTATTACAAAATTATGACGATTCTGTCGAAGAATATATTGACGAGTTTATACTGCCATTGGACAAGTTTTTAAAACCTTACGGACCAGTTTGGCAGTTGAAAAAGTTAGAAAACAGTAAAAAATTCATATATCTGGGGTGGATAGAACCACTAGTTTCTATTGATGAATATTATGATAATTTTGAAAAAATAAAAGAGTATATTACTAAAAAAATAAGAGAAAAAAGAATTGAAGATATAGAAAATTGGAAATCCAAAGCCAACAAATTAGACACTTTATTTATAATAGACACCGAAGGAAATTTTAAAGAATAACTCTTTTTTTAATTTTAATATGATTTTTCCAAAAATTTATCTTTTTTATTGGGTCTGTATCTTGATTTGATACATGTTTTAAAATTTTACTTTAAAATGAGTTCTAATTTCTGATTTAAATTGTGAAATTTTAAAAATATAGTTAAAATATTGATTATATTTCAATTATGGGTTTAGACCTTGACAATACCCCTTTAAAATCTTGATACCCCCATTATTTGATTAAATCGCAAATAAGATATATGGTATCAAAAATATATCTTGAAAATTTAAAAGTTGGGACAAAGATTAAAATGAATATTGAAACTAGAATAAGAAAATATTTTAAAAAAGACATTTCACACATGCTGTTTAGTGTTCTTTCAGTAATGCTTTTAACATTTATTGTTTTAAATGTATTTCAATTAGTTATAGTTCGAAATCCGTTTTTAAATGAACTATTGCATAATCTTGATATTTTAACAGGCTTTTTCATGGTCGTGTCAGCAATTGGAATTGTCGTTATGGAGATTATTTTTTAAAAAAATAAAGTTTAGAAATTAATTTCCATTACTCTTTGATACCATCTTTAAAGAGCCTGTTTATTTATGCTAAAAATAATAATTAAAAATTCTTAGCAAAAGCAAACGTCATTTAATCCCGTTAAAATAGTTATTATGTATTTTTTTAAAGTATTATGCCTTTTGTGGGCCCACATTCACAAATTAGTCATTTTTATAAGTTGGTTGTGAATTTAAAGACCTAAATTCATCTCAATTACATAATGTATTTATAAAATATGATTTTATCTAGTAATGGTTCTGTTTTAGTTCTTACGTTGTAGCACCTGAAACTTATGGTGTTGTCCTCGATAGAGTTAAATCCCCAATCATTACTAAAACAGGACCACTTTTTTATTTATAAATAATCGGGATTTTAGTTATTATTCTTTTATTTAAATTTTAAAATGGATTTTGATCGAAATTTGATCCAGAATAATTAAAAACATACACAAAAAATATTTATAGATCAAAATTCATGTTTAATGGGCCCCCTACTTGGTGTCAATACGAAATAAATTATTATCTTGAAAATATCCGAATTCTTATGAATTTATTGGGGGCCGGATATTTTTCACTTGTAAATTGTTATGGCTTTTTTCATATTTCAATTAGTAAAATTTATATACTTAAAAAATCTTTTAGCTACAATGTCCCAGGTAACTAGTTAAATCGTATTGACACCACTTTGAAATTTTTTACCTTTTTGGCCTCAAGATAGAATTTAAGGTGAATTGGGACACTCACCTCTAATTTCAAGAAAATTGATTTTTTTTAATAAATAATGATTTTAAATTTAAAAAACAGATTTTAAAAAAGTTTTTTTCAAAAAGGAATAAAAAATATCGCTAGTATTTATTACTGCATTTATATTTATTCCGTTAATCCTATCCTCGAGTTAGTTAAAATCCCCATAATAACTAACTAAGTTGGAACCGAAGTTCCATTTTTGATCTATTATTCACGTAATATTAATAGTTTACGATCAAACGGCCATAAAACTTTATTATTTGGGGGTATAACATAATTAAAGGGTATTAATTTATTTAAATTAATATTGTGGGGATATTATGAAGGTTATTTGATAAATCTTTATAGAATATCACTAAAATTAAATCAAAAATAACATATAGTATATTAAAAATAAGATACGTCGTGGCATGACCACAATATTCACATGTCTGAATTAAGTTAAAATATGCTATGTTGCTTAATTCTATAAATTCCTCTCCGATAAACTCTACGTCCAAAAGAGTTTAAACTTAGAAAATTAACCCGAAAAGTTTTTTTCTTTTTTAAATTTTTAATCCCAAGTATAACCATTAAATAGTCATTAAATACATAATTTTAACACGTCAGTAAAATGACATTTATTGTAGCTATTTTTAATATCTTTAAAAGAATTTTAAGCAGTGATTAAACTTTTATCTTGAAAATGAGTTTTAATTTTTTGATTTGAAAAAAGTAAAAAAGTTTAAGCAATCGCACTTGTTGCCTGAATATTAAATGATTCGTTTGAAAGCCCATATTCATTAAGAGCTTTTGCGTTTATTGACTTTTCAAATGGTTTATTTCTTTTTAAAACTTCTAAAATTATGTTTATTTTAACGGTTTCTTTGTAAACTTCTATAAGTCCGCTTGTTCCAATAATGTTGCTTAAATCAAATTTAGTTACTCCAAATATTTCAGAAGCATCAATTATTTCTACACCAGTTATTATTTTTTCCCCTGTTTTAGTTACACCCATATCTAAATAGATATTATCTACTTCGATTGTGTGATCGTATTCGGCTTCAATGTTTTTTCTTTTGATATACATTGCATCAGCGAGAGGATCATAATTTAAAGTTACATCTTTACCTTCAAATTTACTCATGTTTTGTCCTCCGTTTAGAATCTTGGGGAATTGGTGAAATAAAGTAGAATTTAT
Proteins encoded:
- a CDS encoding DUF2080 family transposase-associated protein, which codes for MNIKSNGVKSTTFTGRIKEHGNSARAPCPREYLGKEYILTILKDSEVKNRD
- a CDS encoding MarR family transcriptional regulator, whose product is MLRLIAKKHVKEILRLLESNDEMYFSEIKKALELNPRNLTDLLNELYESKLINKRIDEDNVKLSKVYYRITYEGKLILDVYEMLEDLEGKTNFVALIKYQNEKLFEKIQKFEEGDIISARATIGPNSAILDFRLVEKDGEKTLEVSDFSKGLAEELFVYGNDRIITVYEILKKIGTVENLYPTK
- a CDS encoding DUF2283 domain-containing protein, whose amino-acid sequence is MSKFEGKDVTLNYDPLADAMYIKRKNIEAEYDHTIEVDNIYLDMGVTKTGEKIITGVEIIDASEIFGVTKFDLSNIIGTSGLIEVYKETVKINIILEVLKRNKPFEKSINAKALNEYGLSNESFNIQATSAIA